A genomic window from Nicotiana sylvestris chromosome 11, ASM39365v2, whole genome shotgun sequence includes:
- the LOC138881123 gene encoding uncharacterized protein: MVGEKVLLMVSPRKGVMRFGKKGNLSPRFIGHFKLLRRIGEVVYELALSPSLSSVHPVFHISMLRNYIGDPSYVLDFSTVQLDDDLTYDVEPVAYLDHYVRKLRSNDIASVAVQWRCRPMEEATWEIDRDRWSRYPHLFEASGWSDRMRNDFGKV; encoded by the exons atggttggcgagaaggttctgttgatgGTTTCGCCAaggaagggtgttatgagatttgggaagaaaggtaatttgagtcctcggttcattgggcattTTAAattgcttcggaggattggggaggtggtttatgagcttgctttgtcaCCCAGCTTGTccagtgtgcatccggtatttcatatttctatgcttcggaattatattggggatccgtcttatgttttggatttcagcacggttcagttggatgatgatttgacttatgatgtggagccagtagcttaTTTGGACCATTacgttcgaaagttgaggtcaaatgatatagcTTCAGTAGCAGTGCAGTGGAGatgtcggcccatggaggaggctacctgggagatcgatCGGGATaggtggagcagatatcctcacctgtttgaggcttcag gttggtcggatcgaatgcggaatgattttggtaaggtttga